CCGGCGATCTATTGGTTCATGTAAATGTTTGGACACCAAGAACTTTAACGAAAGAACAAAAGGATTTTTTCCAATCGATGATGACGGATTCTAACTTTGATCCAGCTCCAGAGAAAAGTGATAAATCATTTTTTGAAAAAGTAAAGGACATGTTTTCTTAATATAAACTTAATAGTTTCAAAAATTAGTATATATTTGACATGCATTCAGTTTAATAGCTGATTGTAATTTTTCTTTTTCATAGCAATTTTTCCCACCTCTTCTAACCAAGAGGTGGGTTTTTTTATGACTTTATTTTAGAGTTAAATATTGAACCTTTCAATCTTTATGACGGTCCTACCTTTTTCGCCCGAAACCAAGCTTTCAAATATTTTTCCCTTCGTCTGAAAGGAAACGCTTTGCTCTAGAAAAATCGTAGATAAATAAAACACCTTATTAATAGAAGCCTCTCCCTTCCCAAAAGGGAGACCGGTCGACGACGAACGGCGAAGCGGTGAGCGGCCAGAGGATTTTGCGGTTGAATTCCAGTCATAATCGTTGTCAAACCCTTCTCGCCCGAAAGCAAGCTTTCAAACATTTTTCCCTTTAGCTCAAGGGAGGATCCGTTTTTATATAAGAATATGTGGTTTGAAATGAAAGCTTTTGAAATGAGTAAAGAACCTCTCCCTTTTTAAACGGGAGACTCGTCGATGATGGCAGTTCTTAATTTGTGGAAGTAACTCCCTCTCCTTTGGAGAGGGCTGGGGTGAGGTCTAGAGCGAGCGGTCAGAGGGTTTTGCGGTTGTCCATTAAATACTTGTGTTCATATCAGCATCTTGAAAGCATATTTCTTATACCCTTCCACGGCATATTAATTGTTATTTTTGAAGTGCTAGCAAAAGCTTCTATGCGCAGATTTTCATTTTTCTTCTTTTTGTTTTTGACTTGGTGCATTCAGGCTCAAGAATTACGCATTGCCGAAAATTATATGGATCAAGGTGAGTACACCAAGGCCTTGAAGATTTACGAAAAGATTTATGAAGCAAATAAGCGCAGTACTAACAGCTTATTCAATCTAGTTAAGGTGCATCAGCAGCTCGAGGCCTATGAAACGGTCGACTCGCTTCTTTCTGAAGGAGTTTCTTTGATGCCTAATAATAATCAGTTGCTGATCGAGCAAGGTTATAACAAAGCTTTGCAGGGAAAAGACAGTCTGGCAGATCAATATTATGAAAAAGCCCTAGCAACGATTGATTCCATTCCACAGCTTGCTTACCAGTTGGCTTCTCGTTTTGAACAAAGAAGTTTACTGGATCAGGCCGTTCGCGCTTATGAGAAAGGACTGGAACAACGCCCTAATGTAAATTTCTTGATGCAACTAGCTCGTCTCTACGGTGAGCAGGCCGAAATCGAGAAAATGTTCCAAACTTACCTGGATATTATTCTTGAAAACGAGCAATACAGGTATAGAGCTCAAGCAGTTTTTTCTCAGTATATAGATGAAAATCCAGACAATGAAGCAAATCAAATGCTACGCAAGCTGCTGTTAGTCCAAATGCGCAATAATCCAGACGTGATCTATAACAAGCTGCTCTCATGGTTATTTGTCCAGCAAAAGGATTTTCAAAAAGCTTTCATCCAAGAAAAAGCAGCCTACCGTCGCAATCCTGAAAACGTGGGTACTTTCATGCCTCTGGTGATGGATGCGGTTGAAGAGGGTGACACTCAGGCAGCAACTGACATCTTGGATTTTATGATTGCAGAGGCTCAGTCTGATTACGTGAAATACAATGCAAGTACCCAGCGCGTAAAAATCATGGCAGATCAAGCGATCGCAGATGATTATCCTGCTATCAAAGCGGAGTATGAACGACTGCTCAATGAATATACACGCGGCAA
This genomic interval from Nonlabens spongiae contains the following:
- a CDS encoding tetratricopeptide repeat protein, coding for MRRFSFFFFLFLTWCIQAQELRIAENYMDQGEYTKALKIYEKIYEANKRSTNSLFNLVKVHQQLEAYETVDSLLSEGVSLMPNNNQLLIEQGYNKALQGKDSLADQYYEKALATIDSIPQLAYQLASRFEQRSLLDQAVRAYEKGLEQRPNVNFLMQLARLYGEQAEIEKMFQTYLDIILENEQYRYRAQAVFSQYIDENPDNEANQMLRKLLLVQMRNNPDVIYNKLLSWLFVQQKDFQKAFIQEKAAYRRNPENVGTFMPLVMDAVEEGDTQAATDILDFMIAEAQSDYVKYNASTQRVKIMADQAIADDYPAIKAEYERLLNEYTRGNTTYSLQLNYADFLAFKSDEVDAAVDMLTELEKENLNPIQKAQVKMKLADILVLKEQFNRALILYTQVQNDVPNNELAQESQFKVARTSYFQGDFPWSLTQLKVLRSAASKLIANDAMELSLTISDHSVEDTTFVALHAFAKADLLQYQNKRKESIERYKLLLENHKGDPIEDEALLNLARLFELEGDFKSAESSYLSIVQNYGDGILADDARYYLARLYEERLEMPDKAQPLYEAIIFNHADSIHLVDARRRFRRLRGDEI